In the Moraxella osloensis genome, one interval contains:
- a CDS encoding acetyl-CoA C-acetyltransferase: MDNFQHPTHQPAGKKVAILGGNRIPFARSNGQYANVSNSEMLTAALNGLVERYNLQDKRLGEVVAGAVIKLSRDINLTRECVLSTALSPQTPAYDVSQACATGLQAAFAVSNKIALGLIDSGIAGGVDTTSDAPLGIGDGLRKALLKLNNAKTNKDRLQALLSINPKDLIDAPQNGEPRTKLSMGDHQAITALEWAITREAQDEFTFNSHKNLARAYDEGFFDDLITPFKGLTRDNNLRPDISLEKLASLKPVFGKKNANPTMTAGNSTPLTDGASCVLLGTDEWAAANGLKPLAYLTYQETAAVDFIGKKGVKEGLLMAPAYAVPRMLQRAGLTLQDFDYYEIHEAFASQVLSTLAAWEDESFCKERLGLDKPLGAIDRSKLNVNGSSLAAGHPFAATGGRILASTAKLLDQKGSGRALISICAAGGQGVVAILEK; encoded by the coding sequence ATGGACAATTTTCAACACCCAACTCACCAGCCTGCTGGCAAAAAGGTCGCTATTTTAGGTGGCAACCGTATTCCGTTCGCCCGCTCAAATGGCCAATACGCCAATGTCAGCAATTCTGAAATGTTGACAGCTGCGCTTAACGGCTTGGTGGAACGCTATAACTTACAAGATAAACGCTTGGGTGAAGTGGTGGCAGGCGCGGTCATTAAATTAAGCCGTGATATCAATCTCACCCGTGAATGTGTGTTAAGCACGGCGTTAAGTCCGCAAACACCTGCTTATGATGTGTCACAGGCGTGTGCTACGGGACTACAAGCGGCTTTCGCGGTGAGCAATAAAATCGCCTTGGGGCTGATTGATTCGGGGATTGCAGGCGGTGTGGATACCACTTCTGATGCCCCTTTAGGCATTGGTGATGGGCTGCGTAAAGCGCTGTTAAAACTTAATAATGCCAAAACCAATAAAGATCGCTTGCAAGCGTTATTAAGCATTAACCCAAAAGACTTGATTGATGCACCGCAAAATGGTGAACCTCGCACCAAATTATCGATGGGTGACCACCAAGCCATCACCGCACTTGAATGGGCTATCACTCGTGAAGCACAAGATGAGTTTACCTTTAATAGCCATAAGAACTTGGCACGTGCGTACGATGAGGGTTTTTTTGATGATTTAATCACGCCATTTAAGGGTTTAACACGCGACAATAATCTACGTCCTGATATTTCGTTAGAAAAATTGGCGTCATTAAAACCTGTATTTGGTAAGAAAAATGCCAACCCGACCATGACGGCTGGCAACTCAACGCCGCTGACTGATGGCGCGTCTTGTGTGTTATTAGGCACAGATGAGTGGGCAGCAGCGAATGGATTAAAACCGCTTGCTTATCTCACCTACCAAGAAACTGCTGCGGTTGATTTTATAGGTAAAAAAGGCGTTAAAGAAGGCTTATTGATGGCACCTGCCTATGCTGTGCCACGTATGTTGCAACGTGCTGGATTGACGCTGCAAGACTTTGATTATTATGAAATTCATGAAGCATTTGCCTCACAGGTATTGTCTACACTTGCTGCGTGGGAAGACGAAAGTTTTTGCAAAGAACGCTTAGGTCTTGATAAGCCACTTGGCGCGATTGACCGCAGTAAACTTAACGTAAATGGCTCATCACTTGCTGCAGGGCATCCGTTTGCCGCAACCGGTGGTCGCATTCTTGCCAGCACCGCTAAACTACTGGATCAAAAAGGATCGGGTCGTGCGCTGATTTCTATCTGTGCGGCAGGCGGACAAGGTGTGGTCGCCATTTTAGAAAAATAA
- a CDS encoding YeaC family protein, with translation MDKQAILSALTPEIVEKFRQAISLGKWEDGGNLTEEQRQTCMQAVMVWEHEFLGVEERTGYIHRPKKAAEDCDIGHDHHYPNKPQDEDGEKPIKFS, from the coding sequence ATGGATAAACAAGCGATTTTATCAGCGTTAACGCCTGAAATTGTTGAAAAATTTCGTCAAGCGATTTCGCTTGGCAAATGGGAAGATGGTGGAAACTTGACGGAAGAACAGCGTCAAACTTGTATGCAAGCGGTGATGGTGTGGGAGCATGAATTTTTGGGCGTCGAAGAGCGCACTGGCTATATTCATCGTCCCAAAAAAGCGGCAGAAGACTGTGATATTGGTCATGATCATCACTACCCAAATAAACCGCAAGATGAAGATGGCGAAAAACCGATTAAATTTAGTTAG
- a CDS encoding DUF4105 domain-containing protein, with protein sequence MNFLKYSYHQHAVTRVFNQKKIAFNQKQLAKTVFVLSLISGQHYALAAPLSYVSPAPVQQFSSHTALFTPTPTAATQALQTALTSAHEQNLAAQKAWLRLLYYPEKITTKQPFESRVNNRFNPQASQRQFFASAQGAKNPQAELDEMLTQLFHPTKKNNASVQCRFPARTQWLIENLAIDTSSIPNQHCDALDSWLQKINPQSVSLIFASEYLDSPPSAFAHSFLRFDNADLSNQYYLNFTPKVTDGEHFLKFAYKSSIGGNVGEFTMTNYQQGIKEYLQDNGRNVWQYQLNLTDKQVKQLAYRTWEIKDQNLPYYLLSDNCASEILVLLNSIFPDKNFLVTDSPMVSPAQVVRMLNRENLIRSTNFSPSTPTIVQAQLNTRNAVNHPKAFNNTHQDIASSPQILPSRDNPELANPLSRFDIGVSQQSFDRVNGRPKLDSNQAITLNYRMVYRDALDKIDGYPVGSQLTALNMGLSIHDNADHRDSVQLEQLGLFDVRSLHPINSAKKGISWGGNIGLQRVFDGIKTINSSNKDDHSTTDNHLVANISGEFGKSVALGSAAPNTGDMPANICYGLGTIAAQFGKGLYHGYRAGLGVNVGCNAELRPNWRAISELKLPFWISGDSDNESYWQPKLSIGSQYDINQTNAIRVTASREWLPKSDIIDNVDEVGLKWLHYFD encoded by the coding sequence ATGAACTTTCTCAAATACAGCTATCATCAACACGCTGTAACCCGTGTTTTTAATCAAAAGAAAATAGCTTTTAATCAAAAGCAGTTGGCTAAAACGGTCTTTGTATTGAGCCTAATATCCGGCCAACATTATGCGCTAGCAGCGCCTTTATCCTATGTGTCGCCTGCGCCAGTTCAGCAATTTTCGTCACATACAGCCCTATTTACGCCGACGCCTACTGCCGCTACCCAAGCACTGCAAACGGCATTGACATCAGCCCATGAGCAAAATTTAGCTGCGCAAAAAGCGTGGCTGCGGTTGTTGTATTATCCTGAGAAAATCACTACAAAACAGCCCTTTGAAAGTCGGGTCAACAATCGTTTTAACCCACAAGCGAGCCAACGACAATTTTTTGCTAGCGCACAAGGCGCCAAAAATCCCCAAGCAGAACTTGATGAAATGCTCACACAGTTATTTCACCCTACCAAAAAAAATAATGCCTCTGTTCAATGTCGCTTTCCCGCTCGTACACAGTGGCTCATTGAAAACTTAGCCATCGATACCTCAAGCATACCCAATCAACATTGCGATGCGCTCGATTCATGGCTACAAAAAATCAATCCCCAATCCGTCTCATTAATTTTTGCCAGTGAGTATTTAGATAGTCCACCGTCTGCGTTTGCCCATAGTTTTTTGCGATTTGATAATGCCGATCTTAGCAATCAATACTATTTGAACTTCACGCCGAAAGTCACCGACGGTGAGCATTTTTTAAAATTTGCTTACAAATCTAGTATCGGTGGCAATGTAGGCGAATTTACCATGACCAATTATCAGCAAGGTATTAAAGAATATTTGCAAGACAATGGGCGCAATGTGTGGCAATATCAGCTCAATCTTACTGATAAACAGGTTAAACAACTTGCCTATCGAACTTGGGAAATCAAAGACCAAAATTTGCCTTATTATCTGTTATCCGATAACTGCGCCTCTGAAATTTTGGTGTTACTAAATTCTATTTTTCCCGATAAAAATTTTTTAGTAACTGACTCCCCAATGGTTTCCCCCGCCCAAGTGGTACGCATGTTAAATCGCGAAAATTTGATTCGCTCTACCAATTTTAGTCCTTCCACACCGACTATTGTGCAAGCGCAATTAAATACCCGCAACGCGGTAAATCATCCCAAGGCTTTTAACAATACCCATCAAGATATAGCGTCAAGTCCTCAAATATTGCCTAGCCGCGACAATCCTGAACTGGCTAATCCTTTGAGTCGATTTGATATCGGGGTCAGCCAGCAGTCGTTTGATAGGGTGAATGGACGACCTAAATTAGACAGTAATCAGGCTATCACGTTAAATTACCGCATGGTGTATCGTGATGCGTTGGATAAAATTGATGGCTATCCCGTAGGCTCGCAATTGACGGCATTGAATATGGGTCTTAGCATCCATGACAACGCCGACCATCGAGATAGCGTGCAACTTGAGCAGCTAGGATTATTTGATGTGCGTTCATTGCATCCGATTAATAGCGCAAAAAAAGGTATTTCATGGGGTGGTAATATTGGCTTACAACGAGTCTTTGATGGTATCAAGACTATCAACAGTAGCAACAAAGATGACCACAGCACTACAGACAATCATTTGGTCGCAAATATTAGCGGTGAATTTGGTAAAAGCGTGGCACTAGGTAGCGCCGCCCCAAACACAGGCGATATGCCCGCCAATATTTGCTATGGCTTGGGTACTATTGCAGCGCAGTTTGGTAAGGGCTTATATCATGGTTATCGTGCTGGGCTTGGCGTCAATGTCGGGTGCAATGCAGAATTGCGTCCAAATTGGCGTGCGATATCGGAATTAAAACTGCCATTTTGGATAAGTGGCGATAGTGATAATGAAAGCTATTGGCAGCCCAAACTCAGTATTGGTAGTCAATATGATATCAATCAAACCAATGCGATTCGGGTTACCGCTAGCCGTGAATGGTTGCCAAAGTCCGACATTATCGATAACGTTGATGAGGTTGGGCTAAAATGGCTACACTATTTTGATTGA
- a CDS encoding RNA-guided endonuclease InsQ/TnpB family protein has translation MKTLKLRIRDKHIAKLNRLSGAVNFVWNYVNALSYEHLKRTGKFFSAYDLNEYTKGSGELLGLHSQTIQAINETHAKARKQFKKAKLSWRTNNPTSKRKSLGWLPFKQSAIKHIATHQTGKKGLKSTLQLSLAKGQKLVIDLWDSYNLSLYQINTLEIVQDSRNRWYACITVKDYPKTQCGTGSVGIDLGLKDSATTSSGDKLTIKQTLKYAKALATAQRAKNKQRVKAIHAKIKHTRQDLIHKFTTQLVKDNALIVVGDVRTTQFNSKKGKLAKSVYDAGWFELKRQLTYKCENAGCRFEIVNERYTTQRCSCCGEITANSPKGRKSLGIREWICASCGTRHDRDINASKNILAVGLNRLVEGIPER, from the coding sequence ATGAAAACACTCAAGTTACGCATACGAGATAAACATATAGCAAAGCTTAACCGTCTAAGCGGTGCAGTTAATTTCGTGTGGAATTATGTCAATGCGTTAAGCTACGAGCATCTTAAGCGTACTGGCAAATTCTTTAGTGCGTATGATTTAAACGAATATACCAAAGGTAGTGGTGAACTGCTAGGCTTACACAGTCAGACTATCCAAGCCATCAATGAAACCCATGCCAAAGCTAGAAAACAATTCAAAAAAGCTAAGTTATCATGGCGAACCAACAACCCAACATCAAAGCGTAAAAGCTTGGGTTGGCTACCATTTAAACAATCTGCCATTAAGCATATTGCCACGCACCAAACAGGCAAAAAGGGCTTAAAATCTACCTTACAACTATCTTTAGCCAAAGGGCAAAAGCTAGTCATTGATCTATGGGACAGCTACAACCTATCGCTTTACCAAATCAACACACTAGAAATCGTCCAAGACAGCCGTAACCGTTGGTATGCCTGTATCACCGTCAAAGACTACCCCAAGACACAATGCGGTACAGGCAGTGTAGGCATTGACTTAGGGCTTAAAGACAGTGCCACTACCTCAAGCGGTGACAAACTCACCATCAAGCAAACGCTCAAATATGCCAAAGCATTAGCCACCGCCCAACGTGCCAAAAACAAACAGCGTGTCAAAGCGATCCATGCCAAAATCAAACATACACGGCAAGACCTAATCCACAAATTCACCACCCAATTAGTCAAAGACAATGCCCTAATCGTGGTAGGTGACGTTAGAACTACCCAATTTAACAGTAAAAAAGGCAAACTAGCCAAATCGGTTTACGATGCAGGTTGGTTTGAACTCAAGCGACAACTGACCTACAAATGCGAGAACGCAGGTTGTCGTTTTGAAATCGTGAATGAGAGATACACGACCCAGCGATGTTCGTGTTGCGGTGAAATCACCGCCAATAGTCCGAAAGGTAGAAAATCGCTTGGAATAAGAGAATGGATATGTGCTTCGTGTGGCACACGGCATGATAGAGATATCAATGCCAGTAAGAACATTCTTGCGGTTGGGCTTAACCGTCTTGTAGAAGGAATCCCCGAACGATAG
- the mnmG gene encoding tRNA uridine-5-carboxymethylaminomethyl(34) synthesis enzyme MnmG encodes MKYPKIYDVIVIGGGHAGTEAALAAARMGQQTLLLTHNIETLGQMSCNPAIGGIGKSHLVREVDALGGAMALATDKAGIQFRVLNSRKGAAVRATRAQADRILYKAAIRHTLENQPNLDIFQQAADDILVENGKAVAVVTQSGIEFACGAVVLTSGTFLGGTIHIGLENHKGGRAGDPPSIRLADRLRELKLPVGRLKTGTPPRIDARTVDFSVMTVQPGDTPLPVMSYLGDVSMHPRQINCYITHTNERTHDIIRSGLDRSPMYSGVIEGIGPRYCPSIEDKIHRFADKDSHQIFIEPEGLTTHELYPNGISTSLPFDIQLALVRSMKGLENAHILRPGYAIEYDYFDPQNLKPSLETKSIDNLFFAGQINGTTGYEEAAAQGILAGLNAARRTQGLDAWTPRRDQAYIGVLVDDLITHGTKEPYRMFTSRAEYRLLLREDNADQRLTEIGRDLGLVDDARWQVYSDKMTAIEQETARLRSLWATPTNTLGQSFIDKTGEVLTKENNALDLLKRPNVSFDDISELTQSPVSAEVGEQIEIGVKYAGYIDRQQVEIGQMKKLEHTLIPEDFTYHDISGLSNEIVQKLEKVRPTTLAQASRISGVTPAAVQLLAMMIKKSKKAREVLSS; translated from the coding sequence ATGAAATACCCTAAAATCTACGACGTAATTGTGATTGGTGGCGGTCATGCTGGTACAGAAGCGGCGCTAGCTGCTGCGCGCATGGGTCAGCAGACGCTGTTATTGACGCATAATATTGAAACCTTGGGACAGATGAGCTGTAATCCTGCGATTGGCGGGATTGGCAAGTCGCATTTGGTGCGTGAAGTCGATGCGTTGGGCGGTGCTATGGCGCTTGCCACCGACAAAGCAGGGATTCAGTTTCGTGTGTTAAATAGCCGTAAAGGTGCCGCTGTCCGTGCCACACGTGCCCAAGCCGACCGTATTTTATATAAAGCGGCGATTCGCCATACCTTAGAAAATCAGCCAAACTTGGATATTTTCCAACAAGCGGCGGATGATATTTTGGTTGAAAACGGCAAAGCGGTAGCCGTGGTTACCCAGTCGGGGATTGAATTTGCTTGCGGGGCAGTGGTGTTGACGTCTGGCACTTTTTTAGGTGGCACTATCCATATTGGACTGGAAAACCACAAAGGGGGACGTGCAGGCGATCCGCCTTCCATTCGTTTGGCAGATAGATTGCGTGAACTCAAGCTGCCGGTTGGACGTCTCAAAACAGGCACGCCACCACGCATTGATGCGCGCACGGTAGATTTTAGTGTCATGACCGTGCAGCCAGGGGATACACCACTGCCTGTCATGTCCTATTTGGGTGATGTGTCCATGCATCCGCGCCAAATCAACTGCTATATCACCCATACCAATGAACGCACCCATGACATTATCCGTAGTGGGCTAGATCGCTCACCCATGTATTCAGGCGTGATTGAAGGCATTGGTCCCCGTTATTGCCCGTCGATTGAAGATAAAATTCATAGGTTTGCTGATAAAGACAGCCATCAGATTTTTATTGAGCCTGAAGGGTTGACCACCCATGAGCTTTATCCCAATGGGATTTCAACCAGTCTGCCATTTGATATTCAGTTGGCTTTAGTACGCTCCATGAAAGGGCTAGAAAACGCGCACATCTTGCGTCCTGGCTATGCGATTGAATACGATTATTTTGACCCACAGAATCTTAAACCAAGCCTTGAGACCAAATCGATTGATAACCTATTTTTTGCCGGTCAAATCAATGGAACGACAGGGTATGAAGAAGCCGCTGCGCAAGGTATCTTAGCTGGGTTAAATGCCGCACGTCGCACCCAAGGGCTAGATGCTTGGACACCGCGCCGCGACCAAGCCTATATCGGTGTGTTGGTAGATGATCTCATCACCCATGGCACTAAAGAGCCGTATCGTATGTTTACCAGTCGTGCCGAATACCGTCTACTGCTGCGAGAAGACAATGCCGATCAACGCTTGACAGAAATTGGGCGTGACTTAGGACTGGTGGACGATGCGCGCTGGCAAGTGTATAGCGATAAAATGACAGCGATTGAGCAAGAAACCGCACGTTTACGCTCGCTTTGGGCAACGCCCACTAATACGCTGGGTCAATCATTTATCGATAAAACCGGCGAAGTACTGACCAAAGAGAATAACGCGCTTGATTTGTTAAAACGTCCAAACGTGTCATTTGATGATATTAGCGAATTGACCCAATCTCCCGTGTCTGCCGAAGTGGGTGAGCAAATCGAAATTGGTGTCAAATACGCCGGTTATATCGATCGTCAGCAAGTTGAAATCGGTCAGATGAAAAAACTTGAACACACGCTGATTCCAGAAGATTTTACTTATCATGATATTTCTGGGCTTTCCAATGAAATCGTGCAAAAACTTGAAAAAGTGCGCCCAACCACGCTTGCCCAAGCCAGTCGCATTAGCGGCGTTACGCCAGCTGCGGTACAGCTTTTGGCAATGATGATTAAAAAAAGCAAAAAAGCGCGTGAAGTGCTAAGCTCTTAA
- a CDS encoding DUF3025 domain-containing protein, giving the protein MSATHPTNALIDFDKPWYHYLTYFPNFPKLDAKHTHAIHSHAPAINAINIVENLNACLDRFEDVNASRIANFEKLPIRFVEQACLPESEAYESFIANTGKIPTRDNHHDLLNGLIWLNFPQSKAVFNELHAKDILRHGIHNARTALRNALTVFDENGGIVVSSDRLLLEQLQAFKWQAVLVTHRTNWLAQHRTIAFFPFGHALLEKLVNPRKNITSHTLLILVDEGWFEQSIDSQKNQLDTAIANVFRQLATPDLADNAVKLSSKSFQPLPVMGIPGYSDDNVIPAFYQDEAVFRHPRAFSAPIFPLHD; this is encoded by the coding sequence ATGTCAGCAACTCATCCCACCAACGCCCTCATTGATTTTGATAAACCTTGGTATCACTATTTAACTTATTTTCCGAATTTTCCGAAGCTTGACGCAAAACATACTCATGCAATACATAGTCATGCCCCTGCTATCAATGCTATCAATATTGTTGAAAATTTGAATGCTTGTCTGGATAGATTTGAGGATGTAAACGCCAGCCGTATAGCCAATTTTGAAAAATTACCGATTCGCTTTGTTGAGCAAGCGTGTTTGCCTGAGAGTGAGGCTTATGAGAGTTTTATTGCCAATACAGGTAAAATTCCAACCCGTGACAATCACCATGATTTGCTTAACGGTTTAATTTGGCTGAATTTTCCGCAGTCCAAAGCGGTATTTAATGAGCTCCATGCCAAAGATATTTTGCGACATGGTATTCATAACGCCAGAACAGCGCTGCGTAATGCGTTAACCGTATTTGATGAAAATGGTGGCATTGTGGTGAGTTCAGATAGACTATTGCTTGAACAGTTACAAGCATTTAAATGGCAAGCGGTTTTAGTCACGCATAGAACAAATTGGTTGGCTCAACATCGTACCATTGCCTTTTTCCCATTTGGTCATGCCCTGCTTGAAAAATTGGTTAACCCAAGAAAAAATATCACCAGTCATACCTTGCTGATTTTAGTAGATGAGGGTTGGTTTGAGCAATCTATAGACAGTCAGAAAAACCAGCTTGATACGGCAATTGCTAATGTGTTTCGACAGCTGGCAACGCCAGATTTGGCGGATAATGCAGTTAAGCTATCCTCCAAAAGCTTTCAGCCGTTACCTGTGATGGGTATCCCTGGCTATAGTGATGACAATGTGATACCAGCATTTTATCAAGATGAGGCTGTTTTTAGGCATCCAAGAGCGTTCAGCGCGCCTATTTTTCCATTACATGACTAA
- a CDS encoding RDD family protein, with protein sequence MHIFLARNNVQAGPYTLEQLNQMLATGQVLLTDLMWHQGMDNWNTVNAMTDGQFFYRPTIDESLPVDTHQREQPASDEADYIINNTPNPISPSEDSENVWDRYSANNPHKSPNPTKVTLTKKLSSNQDIAHAKKQLDLASIGSRIAAKLVDTLLMVLASSPLFISLYNSPNFDKLLKWAEAGQTRLTSAQQMELMSALPEHILLLTNILVWGLMIAQVLLLMRRGQTIGKMIMGIRILDRQSNAIPRFFNLIIMRGLFTTLAYSLSIFGLVVLVIDLVMMLTSKERLSLHDKIAKTYVVRADDTQTTPLALKPD encoded by the coding sequence ATGCATATTTTTCTAGCTCGCAATAATGTGCAAGCCGGCCCTTATACCCTTGAACAACTCAATCAAATGCTTGCGACAGGGCAAGTGTTACTCACTGATTTGATGTGGCATCAAGGGATGGATAACTGGAACACAGTCAATGCGATGACGGATGGGCAATTTTTTTACCGTCCAACGATTGATGAAAGCTTGCCAGTCGATACCCATCAACGTGAGCAGCCCGCTTCTGATGAAGCAGATTATATTATTAACAACACGCCTAATCCTATATCGCCTTCAGAAGACTCTGAGAATGTTTGGGATCGATATTCAGCGAACAACCCGCACAAATCCCCTAACCCTACCAAGGTCACATTGACCAAGAAACTTAGCTCGAACCAAGACATTGCCCATGCCAAAAAACAGTTAGATCTTGCCAGCATCGGTAGTCGTATCGCAGCAAAATTAGTAGATACTCTGCTTATGGTATTGGCGTCGTCGCCGCTGTTCATCTCCCTATATAACAGCCCAAATTTTGATAAATTACTCAAATGGGCAGAAGCTGGACAAACCCGCTTGACATCTGCCCAGCAGATGGAACTCATGTCAGCCTTACCTGAGCATATATTGTTGTTGACCAATATTTTGGTATGGGGCTTAATGATTGCGCAAGTCCTATTATTGATGCGCCGTGGTCAGACTATCGGTAAGATGATAATGGGCATACGTATTTTGGATCGCCAATCCAATGCCATTCCTAGATTTTTTAACTTAATCATTATGCGTGGGTTATTCACCACATTGGCTTACTCTTTATCCATCTTTGGTTTGGTTGTGTTAGTTATTGATTTGGTCATGATGCTCACCAGCAAAGAGCGATTAAGCCTACATGATAAAATCGCCAAAACTTATGTGGTACGTGCCGATGACACCCAAACCACGCCCCTTGCGTTAAAACCTGACTAA
- a CDS encoding SAM-dependent methyltransferase has protein sequence MLSHQFTRPFQPDRIRHPRDFQPLAATFWQQPAIFVEIGAGKGKHALSFASDNANAHLIAIERTAEKYQAMQKMANQAQLSNLTTIHADAIAWVTHAVPAQSLSGVFILYPNPEPHNPNQRWLNMPFFEWLLSRLKPDGELILASNIESYIDEAEHKAQTVWQVPVEKTQIPNHSERTHFEVKYLARGEACWQLSIKKPHGYTTRFDDFNSF, from the coding sequence ATGCTAAGTCATCAATTTACCAGACCGTTTCAACCCGATCGTATCCGTCATCCCAGAGATTTTCAGCCACTTGCCGCAACATTTTGGCAGCAACCCGCCATTTTTGTTGAAATCGGTGCAGGGAAAGGCAAGCATGCCTTGAGTTTTGCCAGCGATAATGCTAATGCCCATCTTATCGCGATTGAACGTACCGCAGAAAAATATCAAGCCATGCAAAAAATGGCAAATCAAGCGCAGTTGTCTAATTTAACCACGATTCATGCCGATGCCATTGCTTGGGTCACCCATGCTGTACCTGCCCAAAGCTTGTCAGGGGTGTTTATTCTTTATCCCAATCCAGAACCGCATAACCCCAACCAACGCTGGCTTAACATGCCGTTTTTTGAGTGGTTGCTGTCTCGGTTAAAACCAGATGGTGAGCTTATACTTGCCAGCAATATTGAAAGTTATATTGATGAAGCTGAGCATAAAGCACAGACAGTTTGGCAAGTACCGGTGGAGAAAACCCAAATACCCAATCATAGTGAACGCACGCATTTTGAGGTGAAATACCTAGCGCGTGGCGAAGCCTGTTGGCAACTGAGCATAAAAAAACCGCATGGTTATACCACACGGTTTGATGATTTTAATTCTTTTTAG
- a CDS encoding DNA gyrase inhibitor YacG: MSKTEPTPSNAPVKTYPCPRCGKPTVWADNPTKPFCSARCKLIDLGAWANEDYKVGAEDTPFSDELDAFK, encoded by the coding sequence ATGTCTAAAACCGAGCCCACCCCGTCAAATGCACCTGTCAAAACTTATCCCTGTCCGCGCTGCGGCAAACCCACCGTTTGGGCAGATAATCCCACCAAGCCATTTTGCAGTGCACGCTGTAAGCTCATTGATTTAGGCGCTTGGGCGAATGAGGACTATAAAGTCGGCGCAGAAGACACCCCGTTTAGTGACGAATTAGACGCTTTTAAATAA
- a CDS encoding aspartate aminotransferase family protein: MSSYLLPTYKRQPISFVKGQGSYLYTADATPYLDALTGIAVCGLGHCHPRITAAIADQAATLVHTSNLFGIDWQERAGEKLCQVAGMDKVFFANSGAEANEAALKMARLFASNRGQTQAKVIVMEKSFHGRTLLTVSATANPMARAGFFTLDDDFIRVPFGDIEAISQAIADNDNVCAVMLEPIQGESGVNTAANGFDFLTQVRKVCDEHDLLMILDEVQTGNGRTGQYFAYQYSSIKPDILTTAKGLGNGFPVGACMTSAKANDIFSYGSHGSTYGGTPLACRVVSEVIDVINDENMMATALSNSAALIEQITSELGSQGVTVRGKGMMLGVVLPQDRGIAFDSLVDKARDNHHLIINVAGGNAIRLLPPLNMSADETIQIGESIISLIQSAM, from the coding sequence ATGAGCTCTTATTTACTCCCCACCTATAAACGCCAGCCCATTAGCTTTGTCAAAGGTCAAGGTAGTTACCTTTATACCGCTGACGCAACGCCGTATTTGGATGCGTTAACAGGGATTGCTGTCTGTGGCCTGGGGCATTGTCATCCGCGTATCACTGCCGCGATTGCCGATCAAGCCGCAACGCTTGTGCATACCAGCAATCTTTTTGGTATTGATTGGCAAGAGCGCGCGGGTGAAAAGTTATGCCAAGTCGCAGGCATGGATAAAGTATTTTTTGCCAATAGCGGTGCCGAGGCCAACGAAGCGGCATTAAAGATGGCGCGACTGTTTGCATCAAATCGTGGGCAAACCCAAGCCAAAGTGATTGTGATGGAAAAATCGTTTCATGGACGTACCCTACTGACCGTATCCGCCACCGCAAATCCAATGGCTAGAGCTGGATTTTTCACCTTAGATGATGATTTTATTCGTGTGCCTTTTGGGGATATTGAAGCGATTAGCCAAGCGATTGCCGATAACGACAATGTTTGCGCTGTGATGCTTGAGCCTATCCAAGGTGAAAGTGGCGTCAATACCGCTGCCAATGGCTTTGATTTTTTAACCCAAGTTCGTAAAGTTTGTGATGAGCATGACTTATTAATGATTTTAGATGAAGTGCAAACAGGCAATGGTCGGACGGGGCAATACTTCGCTTATCAATATTCATCCATCAAACCTGATATTTTGACCACAGCAAAAGGGTTGGGGAATGGTTTTCCTGTGGGTGCGTGCATGACCAGCGCAAAAGCCAATGATATTTTTAGCTATGGCTCACACGGCTCAACGTATGGTGGCACACCGCTTGCTTGCCGTGTGGTTAGCGAAGTGATTGATGTCATTAATGATGAAAATATGATGGCAACTGCCCTTAGCAATAGCGCAGCATTGATTGAGCAAATCACCAGCGAGCTGGGTAGCCAAGGGGTTACTGTACGGGGTAAAGGCATGATGCTAGGGGTGGTGCTGCCACAGGATCGCGGCATTGCCTTTGATAGCTTGGTCGATAAAGCGCGTGACAATCATCATCTAATCATCAATGTAGCAGGCGGTAATGCCATTCGTTTATTGCCACCGCTTAACATGAGTGCCGATGAAACCATTCAAATTGGTGAAAGCATTATTTCACTTATCCAATCAGCCATGTAG